In Anoplopoma fimbria isolate UVic2021 breed Golden Eagle Sablefish chromosome 12, Afim_UVic_2022, whole genome shotgun sequence, one DNA window encodes the following:
- the tnnc1a gene encoding troponin C type 1a (slow): protein MNDIYKAAVEQLTEEQKNEFKAAFDIFVQDAEDGCISTKELGKVMRMLGQNPTPEELQEMIDEVDEDGSGTVDFDEFLVMMVRCMKDDSKGKSEEELAELFRMFDKNTDGYIDLDELKMMLESTGEAITEDDIEELMKDGDKNNDGKIDYDEFLEFMKGVE from the exons ATGAACGACATCTACAAGGCAGCG GTTGAGCAGCTGACAGAAGAACAGAAAAATG AGTTCAAGGCCGCCTTTGACATCTTCGTACAAGATGCGGAAGATGGCTGCATCAGCACCAAGGAGCTGGGGAAGGTGATGAGGATGCTAGGCCAGAACCCCACACCCgaggagctgcaggagatgATTGATGAGGTGGACGAAGACG GGAGCGGCACGGTGGACTTTGATGAGTTCCTGGTCATGATGGTGAGGTGCATGAAGGACGACAGCAAAGGGAAGTCAGAGGAGGAACTGGCGGAGCTGTTTCGCATGTTTGACAA GAACACAGATGGTTACATCGACCTGGACGAGCTGAAAATGATGCTGGAGTCTACAGGAGAGGCAATTACCGAGGACGACATCGAGGAGCTGATGAAAGACGGGGACAAGAACAACGACGGCAAAATTGACTACGATG AGTTCTTGGAGTTCATGAAAGGAGTGGAGTAA